The following coding sequences lie in one Niabella agricola genomic window:
- a CDS encoding VWA domain-containing protein gives MNFEFQYVYFIWLSAAVLLFLLLFSAVKRWKKRTIRKIGEPALVKSMIRGYSPFRFNLKFILLCLAFLMGVLCTMSLRKPGGDDGIRREGIDVVFALDLSKSMLAQDVKPSRLLLAKQFISKMMDAMPNNRIGLVWFAGKAYIQMPISADHSAAQIYVNDASPDVVPVKGTVIGDALEESLKTFGEREAKFKAVILISDGEDHDEKALELSKEMQKRGLMVNTVGIGSPEGTYIPDDSTGGNKLDPQTGQPIVSKLNQKELQQIAANTNGVYVHLTDIDAAIKSINAQLAQIDKKVTGDTNLMSFSYYFWVFAAAMLLLLVAEQLLPEGKKTKE, from the coding sequence ATGAATTTTGAATTTCAATACGTTTATTTTATCTGGCTGAGCGCGGCGGTGCTGTTGTTCCTGCTGTTGTTTTCAGCAGTAAAGCGATGGAAAAAGAGAACCATCCGCAAAATAGGGGAACCGGCCCTCGTAAAATCAATGATCAGGGGATACAGCCCTTTCCGGTTTAACCTTAAATTTATCCTGCTATGCCTGGCTTTTCTGATGGGCGTACTTTGTACCATGAGTTTGCGCAAACCAGGGGGAGACGATGGCATCAGGCGCGAAGGCATTGATGTGGTTTTTGCACTGGATCTCAGCAAAAGCATGCTGGCCCAGGATGTAAAGCCCAGCAGACTGCTATTGGCCAAACAGTTTATCAGCAAGATGATGGATGCCATGCCCAATAACCGGATCGGGTTGGTATGGTTTGCCGGTAAGGCTTATATCCAGATGCCCATCAGTGCCGACCACAGCGCTGCCCAGATCTATGTAAATGATGCCTCTCCGGACGTGGTTCCGGTAAAAGGCACAGTTATTGGTGATGCACTGGAAGAAAGCTTGAAAACTTTTGGAGAACGCGAAGCCAAGTTTAAGGCGGTGATCCTGATATCTGATGGAGAAGATCATGATGAAAAAGCCCTGGAGCTTTCAAAGGAAATGCAGAAACGCGGGCTGATGGTGAATACCGTAGGCATCGGATCTCCTGAAGGCACCTATATACCGGATGATTCAACCGGCGGCAATAAGCTGGATCCGCAGACCGGCCAGCCGATCGTTTCAAAACTCAACCAGAAAGAACTGCAGCAGATTGCAGCCAATACCAATGGAGTTTATGTGCACCTGACCGATATTGACGCTGCTATCAAATCGATTAATGCGCAGCTGGCCCAGATCGACAAAAAGGTAACCGGAGATACCAACCTGATGAGTTTCTCCTATTATTTCTGGGTATTTGCTGCGGCCATGCTCTTACTGTTGGTGGCAGAACAGTTGCTGCCGGAAGGCAAAAAAACAAAAGAATGA
- a CDS encoding tetratricopeptide repeat protein: protein MKARFLYLLNLMVLPLLAQNGNNFIKQGNEYYKAGKMEEAVKAYDKAMDGSQKYIALMNKGNALYRLKKQEEAIKIYEQVATSRQTSEELRSGAYYNTGVVYSNQNKLEESIEAYKNALRFNSKDTKARENLQKALLERKKQSGGGGGQDKKEDENRKPDKSRLNQHQAQNQLNKLENKEKNTQQRISEDKSQYGTSNEKDW from the coding sequence ATGAAAGCGCGTTTCTTATACCTGCTGAACCTGATGGTCCTTCCCCTGCTGGCCCAGAACGGCAATAACTTTATAAAACAAGGGAACGAATATTACAAGGCTGGAAAAATGGAGGAAGCTGTAAAAGCTTATGATAAGGCAATGGATGGTTCCCAAAAATACATTGCTTTGATGAACAAAGGCAATGCCTTATACCGGTTGAAAAAACAGGAGGAGGCGATTAAGATCTATGAACAGGTGGCTACATCGCGGCAAACCAGTGAGGAACTGCGCTCGGGCGCTTATTATAATACCGGGGTCGTATACTCCAACCAGAACAAGCTGGAAGAAAGCATTGAAGCTTATAAGAATGCCCTGCGCTTCAACAGTAAGGATACAAAAGCGCGTGAAAACCTTCAGAAAGCATTACTGGAAAGGAAAAAGCAAAGTGGCGGCGGCGGCGGCCAGGACAAAAAAGAAGATGAAAACCGGAAACCCGACAAATCCCGGCTCAATCAGCACCAGGCTCAAAACCAGCTTAATAAGTTGGAAAACAAGGAAAAAAATACCCAGCAACGGATTTCTGAGGACAAATCACAATATGGAACCAGTAACGAGAAAGACTGGTAA
- a CDS encoding DUF4861 domain-containing protein, whose translation MKGFFFTIAVAVGAAVSAQTKTIEVINPSAIERQDELVVLKRAWIKRKLPALKEGQYLLITDKKTPQLVQFDDLDGDGNWDEAVLLLNLAPRQKKVLSIAASDRPAAIKAAVRAYVRQKHRLPDNNFGNNVMADTMPYNNVPTDFSKQQLPPYLTEGPAWENDKVGFRKYFDIRNANDIWGKRVPQMVLDEVGTHPGNSYHNLSDWGMDILKVGKSLGAGALALRTKVKGNDSLFRFGRNVQQTVYRQLSSGPLRAVFEIQYKNWNYLPDATPINVTEQISIWGGQYFFENKVTFSNLPANASLVTGTIDFYSKQDYRINRSGIAGLYTYDQQSENKDQLGLGILTAASNVKTWGHITTANTDVTNVFTLDMKISAGRPVVYRYYVGWELTDKAFATQQGFEKMMRREAEKFTKPLVVR comes from the coding sequence ATGAAAGGATTCTTTTTCACAATAGCGGTGGCTGTTGGAGCGGCAGTGTCTGCCCAAACAAAAACCATTGAAGTCATCAACCCGTCAGCCATAGAGCGGCAGGACGAGCTGGTGGTATTAAAACGTGCCTGGATCAAACGCAAACTACCGGCATTGAAGGAGGGACAGTACCTGTTGATAACGGATAAAAAGACTCCGCAGCTGGTACAGTTTGACGACCTGGATGGCGATGGCAACTGGGACGAAGCGGTGCTGTTGCTGAACCTGGCACCCCGTCAAAAAAAGGTACTTTCAATTGCTGCCAGCGACCGGCCTGCGGCCATAAAGGCGGCGGTACGTGCTTATGTGCGGCAGAAGCATCGGTTACCGGACAATAATTTTGGAAATAATGTAATGGCGGATACCATGCCGTATAATAACGTTCCGACCGATTTCTCGAAACAGCAGTTGCCTCCTTACTTAACCGAAGGGCCGGCCTGGGAAAATGACAAAGTGGGGTTTCGTAAATATTTCGATATACGGAATGCCAATGATATCTGGGGAAAGCGTGTGCCGCAGATGGTGTTGGATGAAGTGGGTACCCACCCTGGAAACAGCTATCATAATTTATCCGATTGGGGCATGGACATTCTGAAAGTGGGAAAATCGCTGGGGGCCGGCGCCCTGGCGCTTCGCACAAAAGTAAAAGGGAATGATTCCCTCTTCCGGTTTGGCCGTAACGTACAACAGACGGTGTACCGGCAGCTGAGCTCCGGGCCGTTGCGCGCAGTATTTGAAATACAGTATAAAAACTGGAACTACCTGCCGGATGCAACGCCTATCAATGTTACAGAGCAGATCAGCATCTGGGGCGGCCAATATTTTTTCGAAAATAAGGTCACCTTCAGCAACCTGCCGGCAAACGCATCGCTGGTGACCGGTACCATCGATTTTTACAGCAAACAAGATTATAGAATAAACCGTTCGGGCATTGCAGGCCTGTATACCTACGATCAGCAAAGCGAAAATAAAGACCAGCTGGGTCTGGGCATTTTAACAGCCGCTTCAAATGTGAAAACATGGGGCCATATTACAACGGCCAATACCGATGTTACCAATGTATTTACACTGGATATGAAGATATCAGCCGGCCGGCCTGTAGTGTACCGCTACTATGTAGGCTGGGAGTTAACGGATAAGGCCTTTGCAACCCAACAGGGGTTTGAAAAAATGATGAGACGAGAAGCAGAGAAGTTTACAAAACCACTGGTTGTACGGTAG
- a CDS encoding nuclear transport factor 2 family protein: MRIRFFAFFLAMTLASGTTLLAQGKSTRQVEAAVKKLTKAMLDSDIPVLSALASEQLTYGHSSGKVQNKAEFLESFKTGASDFTKIDIKDQTVYIVNNTAIVRHLLDADTNDNKQPGHTTLKIMTVWTKAGSQWVLIARQAVKAQ; this comes from the coding sequence ATGCGTATACGATTTTTTGCATTCTTTTTAGCAATGACGCTTGCTTCGGGTACCACATTGTTGGCACAGGGGAAAAGCACTCGCCAGGTAGAAGCCGCTGTTAAAAAACTCACCAAGGCGATGCTGGATAGCGATATACCGGTATTAAGCGCATTGGCATCGGAGCAACTGACCTATGGCCATTCCAGCGGTAAAGTACAGAATAAAGCGGAATTTCTGGAATCTTTTAAAACAGGGGCCAGCGATTTTACAAAGATCGATATTAAAGATCAGACCGTTTATATTGTAAACAATACGGCCATTGTACGGCATCTGCTGGATGCAGATACCAATGATAATAAGCAACCCGGGCATACCACATTAAAGATCATGACGGTTTGGACAAAAGCCGGTAGCCAATGGGTATTGATCGCGCGCCAGGCCGTAAAAGCCCAATAA
- a CDS encoding C40 family peptidase: MMKPPLTFFIVLLLFLSACTASKKTRQSAAPNAAVTDPSEPSRPMPDMPAALSIDRPLPIDRKAFIAYAKSFLGTPYKYGSADPDKGFDCSGFLYHIFQHYRVKSPRSSYNYEHAGREISPQKALPGDLILFRGENSRRIGHIGIITATEAPLSFIHAAGTGSGVIISTFSGYYKKQFVKIIRVLE, from the coding sequence ATGATGAAACCTCCGCTTACATTCTTTATAGTATTGTTACTGTTCCTGAGCGCCTGCACGGCTTCTAAAAAAACCAGGCAGTCCGCTGCACCCAATGCGGCAGTAACCGATCCGTCTGAACCATCCCGCCCGATGCCCGATATGCCTGCGGCTCTGTCAATAGACCGGCCGCTGCCGATTGACCGGAAAGCATTTATTGCCTATGCAAAAAGCTTCCTGGGCACGCCCTACAAATATGGCTCCGCTGATCCGGATAAAGGGTTCGATTGTTCCGGCTTTCTCTACCATATCTTCCAGCATTACCGTGTAAAATCGCCCCGCAGTTCCTATAACTATGAACATGCAGGGCGGGAAATAAGCCCGCAAAAGGCATTACCTGGCGACCTTATCCTGTTCAGGGGAGAAAACAGCCGCCGGATCGGGCATATCGGGATTATTACAGCAACCGAAGCGCCGCTGAGCTTTATTCATGCAGCCGGAACCGGCAGCGGCGTGATCATCTCTACCTTCTCCGGTTATTATAAAAAACAGTTTGTAAAGATCATCCGGGTGTTGGAATAA
- a CDS encoding DUF6952 family protein: MKLPIIRKLYQAAPPEKLQATVEVLEAFCEMNVKDEELDVAGELITNLCGAIEVHELVKSGMRESDALNHFSKKVLGSIDR, encoded by the coding sequence ATGAAATTACCAATAATTAGAAAATTATACCAGGCGGCTCCTCCAGAGAAGTTGCAGGCAACGGTGGAAGTGCTGGAAGCATTTTGCGAAATGAATGTAAAAGACGAGGAACTTGACGTGGCGGGTGAACTGATCACCAACCTGTGCGGAGCGATCGAAGTGCATGAACTGGTGAAGAGCGGTATGCGGGAATCAGATGCGCTGAATCATTTTTCAAAAAAAGTGCTGGGGTCGATAGACCGGTAA
- a CDS encoding thioredoxin family protein — translation MYVELSEDNLQQLVADNEKVMVQYGAGWCGNCRIMKPKFKKLASENEGVAFIYVDAEKLPESRKLAKVDNLPTFAAFKNGQLLNQVQTNQAASLNELFNEITNN, via the coding sequence ATGTACGTAGAATTGAGTGAAGATAATTTACAGCAGCTGGTTGCCGATAATGAGAAAGTGATGGTGCAGTACGGTGCCGGCTGGTGTGGTAACTGCCGGATCATGAAGCCCAAGTTTAAAAAGCTGGCCAGCGAAAATGAAGGTGTTGCGTTTATTTATGTGGACGCTGAAAAGTTGCCGGAATCCCGGAAACTGGCGAAGGTGGACAACCTCCCTACTTTTGCCGCTTTTAAGAATGGCCAGTTGTTAAACCAGGTGCAAACAAACCAGGCTGCATCTTTAAATGAATTATTTAATGAAATTACCAATAATTAG
- a CDS encoding peroxiredoxin: protein MSLVGKKFPSVAIDAMSEMGDALKIDVYKEAVENKKKVLLFWYPKDFTFVCPTELHAFQEAIQEFEKRNTLVIGASCDTAEVHFAWLNTPKDNGGIEGVTYPILADTHRYLAGELGILDADYEVNDETGEVKLSGSNVSYRATYLIDEEGKVFHESVNDMPVGRNVQEYLRLIDAYAHVQKHGEVCPANWEEGKKAMNADREGVAAYFSKN from the coding sequence ATGTCTTTAGTAGGAAAGAAGTTCCCTAGTGTGGCCATTGACGCGATGTCTGAAATGGGAGATGCGTTGAAGATCGATGTATACAAAGAGGCCGTAGAAAATAAAAAGAAAGTATTGCTGTTCTGGTATCCCAAGGACTTTACGTTTGTATGTCCCACAGAACTGCACGCTTTTCAGGAAGCTATCCAGGAGTTTGAAAAACGTAATACGCTTGTTATTGGCGCATCCTGCGATACCGCAGAAGTACATTTCGCCTGGTTAAATACACCCAAGGACAATGGCGGAATTGAAGGCGTAACCTACCCGATCCTTGCCGATACGCACCGTTACCTGGCGGGTGAACTGGGTATCCTGGATGCTGATTACGAGGTGAATGATGAAACCGGGGAAGTAAAGCTGAGCGGATCCAATGTAAGCTACCGCGCTACTTATCTTATTGATGAAGAGGGTAAAGTGTTTCATGAAAGCGTAAATGACATGCCCGTGGGACGAAACGTCCAGGAATACCTGCGGTTAATTGATGCGTATGCACATGTGCAAAAACACGGTGAAGTGTGCCCGGCAAACTGGGAAGAAGGTAAAAAAGCCATGAACGCCGATCGCGAAGGTGTGGCCGCTTATTTTAGTAAGAATTAA